TAGTAGTAATGTCTTAGCTGTAACATCATTAGTAGTAATGTCTTAGCTGTAACATCATTAGTAACAATGTCTTAGCTGTAACATCATTAGTAGTAATGTCTTAGCTGTAACATCATTAGTAGTAATGTCTTAGCTGTAACATCATTAGTAGTAATGTCTTAGCTGTAACATCATTAGTAATAATGTCTTAGCTGTAACATCATTAGTAGTAATGTCTTAGCTGTAACATCATTAGTAGTAATGTCTTAGCTGTAACATCATTAGTAACAATGTCTTAGCTGTAACATCATTAGTAACAATGTCTTAGCTGTAACATCATTAGTAGTAATGTCTTAGCTGTAACATCATTAGTAGTAAAGTCTTCGCTGTAACATCATTAGTAGTAATGTCTTAGCTGTAACATCATTAGTAGTAATGTCTTAGCTGTAACATCATTAGTAACAATGTCTTAGCTGTAACATCATTAGTAACAATGTCTTAGCTGTAACATCATTAGTAACAATGTCTTAGCTGTAACATCATTAGTAATAATGTCTTAGCTGTAACATCATTAGTAACAATGTCTTAGCTGTAACATCATTAGTAGTAATGTCTTAGCTGTAACATCATTAGTAGTAATGTCTTAGCTGTAACATCATTAGTAACAATGTCTTAGCTGTAACATCATTAGTagtaatatttttgtatttaccTGTGGCACATTTTCTAATGATATTTTAGTACCCACCTGCAGCATCATCAGAAGAAGGACTCTGGACACTTCACATTGACACAGGAAGTCACAGTATGCCCCCACAGGCCTGCCTGTTATTGAGGAACCTGTTGGCAACACAAGTACACACAAATCATCTTGTGTATGGTATGGCATTTTGGATTATTCTTTAAATGACACTACAGTCAGACTTGCCTTAGTGACCCATTGAGGGTGCAAATACTAAATATATAACACCCACTCTCAGTAAGAATGTGCAATTACGGTATAATTAAGACTTAAAATTCAACTTGGGTTGTACATCCTATAGATTTTCTCCAAAGTTAACATCATTTGTGTTTGATTCATGTCGTAAAATATCGATAGCAGCACTTTCTTGAGTGAAGAAAATGTGACAAATTGAAATACATGGTAGCATTTGAAATCAGTGTAATGTATACATTGCAACATTTATTGGTGACggcaatataaaataattttgaaaatttgacttCTTTACATGATAATCATAGGTGAGGACATGTTTTAATGTTAGGCAAATTATCTGTGCTATTTAGCATGATGAATACATACATGActagaaatcatttaaattgaATATGATATGTGGGGTAAAAGCTTTAAATAGATATCTGGGAAAAACTATCACTTAAAAAAGTACATGCACAATCAACATAATTTTGATTTAATACAAGTTAATGCAAGTGTTTGTATACAATTTGTGCCCTGAAAATCTTAACCATACTTATCAAACTAATAGATTTATCACATATATCATCAAATCTCATCATAAGCattcaattttttattcatcaCAACAATTATTTGTATAAAATTGTTGATGTTATACATCTGAAAACTTCATGgatatcataaaaaataaaactcaaatattgaatcttttaaaaaagtagTACATATGTAGAAGAAAATAAACTTAACATAGGATTAAATTACACCTTCCATGTTTCAGGACCTGAGTAAAATACcacctcattacgtcacctaatACAGGTCTGACTGTATACATAACAAACTACCGGTACTATTATTTCCTTAATTACCTCCCCTTTCTTGTGCTAAATAAGCCATTTCTGTGAGAACACTGAGAGCGCCATCATAGTCCTCTGCAAATTTAAACAAACACTTTTTAATTTAATGCACAATGACATAGCTTGTGCTACTTTATAATGAGACAGAGAAAAAAGACCCTTACTGATGGCAATTTTACATGAAGTTACTTCACTTAGTGACTGCAGACAGTCAAGCGGActctacaaaacaaacaatacattAAACATATGTCAACCCTCTATCTGTTCAAAAATCCTCCAAATTTAATTCAACTACACCTCTCCttataatatttgatataacATTTCTAAGAAACAAATTCTAAATACTGTACTTAAAACATTCTCTAAATTATTACATGAGACTGCAATTCTGCTGCTCTTTGAAAGTGAGCCATGGCTTCTCCTGGTTTGTTCAGTTTCTAAAgtaaaaagaaatcaaagaaaattacacagtattggtgaaaatgttaaaatagtAGAGAGCATTCACAAACACAAAGCCATCATGACAGAGTTTCCCCCCCAAAGACTTATACAAGCTTTCGCAGCAATTcaatctgattgtaaatgattgTATACACCTGCCAATGCTTATTTTGCCCTAAGGACcatcaacaaaaattaaaatcaataatttctATTAACTAGTATATTTTCAATCTTTCGGGACTTCCATGGATAATTCATTGAAATACTGAATCATTTATTTGTATAGCAATGCACTGCAGATAAACTTCACTGGGAAATATTGATCATGTACTCAAAATGCAGTTGTTACCACAACTCATCaatatgtaaattttcaaaatacataaatCGTGTTTTGCTCATAATAAATAACGACAATACAAGTACATCAAGTACCTGATTCTCAATGCAATTTCCCAACAAGCAATAGTGTAAAATATACCTTGCATTAGGCTACACAATTTTTTCAGCAAAGACCAtgttaatttttcaaataacattGAAATCTCTAAACCTTCTGTGTCAAAACATCCTACATGCACATTTTCCTTTACAttctacaatatttacatttttccaATGCTTTTACCATCAATATCTCTACCATTTGAAataatagccatttcctcaaAAAATGTGAACAAAGAGCATATGAatcatgataaatattttacGACTATTCTAATGGATGGGAATGTTCCGACATAAATGAaagtgaaatgtaaatataaaaaataaatttcagttttgaaaatacacgaggttatgaacagcaacgcttcatGCAGCCTACTTTTCATAAAGTGCATTAGCACTTCATGAAGTACGCTGGTTtaaagtgttgcagttcacaccctcgtgtattttcaaaaacaaaattcatttcttcAGAAACTTGGACCAATTATGTTCAACAAGTTTTGACGTGTATCCTATGAAAATCCATCCACAAGACCCTATAATTTTTGTTGATAAATCTAACTAATCAAAGAGTACTTTTTCATTACATCAAAGGTTAAGTGAAATCTCTATGACGGAAAGGAATTTGGTCCTTAAAGCAAAAAATCggattcaaaattttatttgcagCTGAATTGTATTTACATTCTTGCCTATAACAATCCCGTTAATCTATATTGCACCTCCATGTTgagaaaagcaaaaaaaaaaaaattaaatgaaaattggcACAGCAGAGAATAGTGCTATATATAGCTTTGTTTCATCTCAGAAATGTCTGCCAATTGTCAGGATAATGATTTCTGGATTCACACTAGTAATCCAGTAAATTTTGTTACATTATCATAAAAGAGTACAGTGTGTTGATCATGCAGGTTTTCATGACAAACCGAGGAAACAAAAATCAATGTTAATGTCACATAAGTAATTTTTAGTTTAATACGGTTCCTAAGTTAATTTATTTTGTAGACATTGATGAAACCTCTGCAATATTATACTATACCTATAAAACATTCCCTAGTTCAACATTATACTATACCTTTAAAGCATTCCCTAGTTCAATACACAAAGCGGCTGCCAATGCTACACTGTTATTCTCTATGTGAACCTATAGTAATGTGTGAgatgtaaaaataaattctatatatatctatcttatcATTTAAAACTTTACAAATAATTGGTATTTTAAAACAGTATAATTTTTGCAAATTATGCCAATATACCGTATAGCAGGTTTATTCTGCAGGGCGATAAATTTGGTTTATTTTAGAGGTTAGATAGCCTTctgccaaaatttcactcgccaacTTAAgacttcagtatttgcaagagagataactcttccttgtCCTTCAAAATTTAATCTGCTAGAATTATTAGCACACCTTTGAGCCAGGAAATCCACAAATTTTAGACCCTTGGAAAAAACCTGCTATACAGTATTTCCTTAAATTAAAGACGATAACAGTCATTGATTACTGTATCTAACCCTTATAGCATGACTGAAACAATTAATGGCTGCTGCAAGATGTTCGTTAAAACTTGGACACTTCAGCTCCTGGTTGGCTATCTCGGCCTCAAGAAAGTTACGGGCAGCATCTGTCAAGGACTGGGATTCACCAGCAGCATTGACCATAGTGTGCTCACACCTGAATGTAAAGATAACCATAGTTTCAGATTCAGTCATTTAGGGTATTACGAATAACTTTATTTTGACCGCAAACACTGAAACCAATAAAGTTTAGATTGGTTGTATGGTTTAAACGCAAAGTTGGTTCTATGAGTAAACAGATCAACGATACAAATCgagtatatttttgtttaaacgACTTTAACAAGTGTTATAATTAAACCACCTTTTAGGGTATTGCGGTTCAATTCCAGGTATTTCGAATCACTGAATAAACAGCAGAAAAGTCCGAACACAACATTCTAACACTTGAATTAGGTAGTATCATTTACCACAGTCTCTAAATATCAAGAGTTATTTGCTTGGtgcgtgttttttttttttaaagttagaaCATCCCCTCACTCTGCACACTGTCACATGCTGCAGAAACACAGGGGCAGATCATCCAGGAAAACACAGAGGCAGATCATCCAGGAGAAGATCATTCAAAGCAATTATTAACAAAAATATTGGTTATACAAATCTTATGACTTCAAAATGTCAGCCTTTTGATATAATCATTcaagaaagattttttttttcaaaaccattaTCTGTATATAGTCATTTGTGCTATTAATGTACACAGTTATATTATAACAATTGTTTGCATCAATTTAAATACTTTTATATTTAACTGtattctaataatatcaatcATACTCATTCACTTGTAaacagtttttttttctctgtaACATGCTCATGTTGCCTTCAAAGGGCCCTTAATTCGAAACAAATCATTGAATCATATCATATCATTTAAACCTGAACACATACTTgacaatgtatacattgtgtataaAAAAGGGTCAGTAAAATATCCACCCTAGTCTTTAAATTGCTTTTGCATTGTCACATCTTTAGCTTTACATACCTTgcataaacaaaaaaattatctaaCACTGTAAAGCAGCGCATACATGTGGGCAGCCCTTTCTTCCTTTATTCGGCTGCAGTTATGTACACACGTGATTTGAAATACCTCAAAGGGGTTGTACTTTTTGTACTTTGAAGTGTTgacaaaatatgcaataaatgCTCTTGGAAGCTCATAAAATCATAGCTGTAATAATGtggccctatccgattttttttattctgatgtTTTTGGGATAGGGCtgcaattccataggatctccgtaatggtgcaaaataattttacgAATAAAagataataagctccgtgtattagtctcaaatattgtttacaccacaaggagtaccaactttgtgcttaggcaataaaggtgtttttcattaaacatcatgtacagcatgcaaaattcttcgtctgctccgtcATGCTTGTTATcacgagatctcgtaggtggatctactgaaaaacctaaatcCTGACAATCTGCgtgaaaatgtagttacttgagccactccgacaagaaaagaaaatcatatggttgcttgtccattgatgtaaatatctTATATGgtatatgcaaataacttgaaaattggaagttgaaacttcagtacaataaacatggcgcacaaatatgaatcgagtaattggaatatatcgaaattgttgaaaatggtACAATTAAttaatagagcctcacaaattgTAAGTTGCAggttaaatgtaaatttatatattgactataagaaacagaatatcattttatttacgtaaagaaagtcagcaaatgtttagaatgatcgaaaatgttgcgggagtaaattactcccgcatttgcaccataaCGGATATCCTAAGGaattgtagccctctcccaaaaaaaaagagaagaaaaatgGGAGAGGccgggctacattattgcagctaaataAAATTACTGCATATCCTATCACTAAATTTTCATGGGGTCATTGTAATATTTTCAAGTTTACTACTTACAACTAATCAATCTACCTACCGAGCTTGAGCAAGAGCACAAAAAGCAGCATACTGTTGGCATTCCTGTTCCTTTAATGACTTGGACAAAATAGCTGcaagatatatagaaaaaatatcaacattcaaacggaaataaagaatctataGATCATGGGcacataaaaacaacaaaactgaCTTACAGTACTGTTCAATTCCTTCGGCTACATTTGGTCTCTTTAGAAATCGTCTGGAAAAAAAAGAGCCAATAGTTCAGATAAATCAAAAAACCCGAAACATTATGCGTAGTTAGAATTTCCTCCATCACTCATTACGATGAAACTTGGGTCCATTTCTACCTTAACTTTACTATACATCGCTATTTGGATGTAAGGAACCTTTTTGTACCtactttttcaatttatttgacACTGCTCTGTATTTTCCAAGTATATCTACATCTTTTtccattttagaattttttctgATAATTTCGGATGCGTTGTTGGCTAGATAACTTGTGCATATACTATTCGACCATTACaagtgtaatgtcctgatggGCAATAATTCTTGCACtaaaatatatcttaaaaaatgatattttaagatttataaaaaattaaaataatattttaaagatatcatatcatattttaaagataattaATCATTTCCAAaacctgggggggggggggggggatttatgTCCTGAAGAAAAATGATCTAAACACATATCTATTTTCCGTTCAGTGGAAAGTTTTATGCTTCAACTCTCTATCTAGAGTTAAATTCAAAAATTCAAAGCAGTTAATTAATTTAGATTCAAAAGTGTTcgtgtttattttatatttgagacatgcttaatcagaaaatcatattagttttgATGTATATAGCCCACATTTTCGTAGGTCTTCAATTAGGTATGCCCCATCATGTATCCATGtgcacagggttttgacacaatctgagcaaactggtatatatagtatatagtgTGCATATTATAGTATATAGGGTTGCACactaattatatataatatataccagtttgctcagattgtgtcaaaatcCTGTGTCCATGTGgctcttgaaaagattttttaattggaaatctttttacataattttttttatgtaaaactttcaaccTATCTTGTGGCCCTGCCATGACCCTGGGAATCTACAATTGTATGctttgaaattaatttgatgaattgtaCCATTTAGGTTCTTTAGAAAAAAATGTCCCTTATATGCTTATATATGTCCCTATACGTAAAACTTTAAATCACTATTGTGGCCAAAACTGGTGGACATGTCATATGGCCCCTGCATTCTCCTTTTTTGGGTAAAAGGTTCATGAGATTTTTTACACCCCTCCCACATCTTTATTCAAGAATACTTTTGTGGCATTAGTTTGCATGGTTCACATTGACTCTGTACTTTTGGGGAAGAAgttgaaaaagtgaaaattctATAATTATGACAGTCAAGCTTTCAGGTGAGCTCAGAAGGGCACTACAAAGTGGAGCATCCACTCACAGCAAAATTTGCATAATTCAACTTTATATGGGAAAGTAAAATAAAGTGCCAATAATGCAGTAATGACATTTTGACCAAAAATGAAGAGGTATCTTCTTTTCCCCACTACCACTTTTAAAAGTATTGGTCTTGACCTGGAATGATAATCATCATTTTGCTGTCCACATCATCACTGTCTATgaacttgaccttttgattAAGAAGTGATTTCAAACTTTCGCCAGAGTTcatttgctcacaaaccaaactcttccagttaggcattatgggatagcgatttcttaggaaCTACAAAACCACACGGCCGCGTATACCGTGTGatgtcactgtagaatgaccccaaaaaaaaaaacccacgtaaaaagttcaaaacaagaacgtaaaatTCAAGTTAATTACTTTGCAtactataatttgaacagagacTCCCTACTTTtaaatgatcttttgatcattttatgtttaaaataaaatccaaactTTTATCTTAATGCTCttaatgttaatattttcaagctttaactACAAACTACTTCTTTAGTATTATTTGCCTGCATTATAATCGTGGaataacaatatacaaatctgtatattgtactgtgtCATTTGGGAGAGGTCTATATGTAGATGACGTATCGAGGCCTCGACTGGGAGTTTGG
This genomic window from Ostrea edulis chromosome 4, xbOstEdul1.1, whole genome shotgun sequence contains:
- the LOC125670034 gene encoding 40-kDa huntingtin-associated protein-like, giving the protein MEKDVDILGKYRAVSNKLKKRFLKRPNVAEGIEQYSILSKSLKEQECQQYAAFCALAQARCEHTMVNAAGESQSLTDAARNFLEAEIANQELKCPSFNEHLAAAINCFSHAIRVHIENNSVALAAALCIELGNALKKLNKPGEAMAHFQRAAELQSHSPLDCLQSLSEVTSCKIAIKDYDGALSVLTEMAYLAQERGGSSITGRPVGAYCDFLCQCEVSRVLLLMMLQPTPQRIRPEHAQTLEKYTWDFNEDNTTVQYLGEDLFLMLQSIVMACQSMDLTSLRLLQTELWPMLTTEQNHLLFLVLQELSQPSGEGA